The DNA region CGTCGGCCAGACGTGTCAGGCCGTCAAGCAGAGCGCCCTGGGCCGGCAAGGGAGCAGTCGCCAGCAGCTTTTCCCCGGAACGGGTGACAAACAGCTTGACGACGCGCTGATCAGGCCCGGAACGCGCCCGCTCCAGCAGCCCCTTGTTCTCGATCTTGTCGAGCAGGTTGCTGGCGGTGGCCGGCTTGATCGACAGGCGCCGCGCGATCTGCGACACATTCAGCCCCGGTGCCCGAGCCACTTCCCACAAGGCCCAGAGCTGCGCCGCACTGAGACCGCACTGGCGCTCGACCCAGGCCGAATGTGCCTGGATGGATCGGACCACGATGCGAAAGTGCCGCACCGCCGCCATGACACGGGGGTCGTCCGGCTCGATCTCCGGCGCGTCCGGCACGGTGGCTTCCACTGGCTGGCAGATTTCGCTGCCCGCTTCGAGTTCGGTATTGCTGTGATCGGTCTTCATATGGGGCGCTATTATATGGCAGCAAATTACTTTGTGGCTAACTATTTGGGTAAATAATATTTCCCGGCAAAGCAAATAGGGGCTATGTTATTGACTTGAAAGGACTTACAGGGGAAAGAAATAGTTAGACTTGACCAGCCCCCCCCCCTGGACAGGCCGGACGACCGGCGGCCGCCCGGACCCGTCACGGCATCAGCGACGCCCGACGCGCTGACTCCAGTAAACGATCAGCCCGAAGCCGAAGGCCATGCCGCCGAGATGGGCAAAGTGAGCAACGCCCGACATGGTGCCGGTCATGCCGAAAAACAGCGTCAGCGCCCCGTAGCCGATCACGAACCACTTGGCCTTGATCGGCACCGGCGGAATCAGCAGCATGATGGTGCTGTTGGGGTACATCATGCCGTAGGCCAACAGCAGGCCGAAAACCGCGCCCGAGGCACCGATGGTCGGATAGACCCCGCCGGTCACCGCGGCCACCAGCAACTGCACCAGGCCGGCACCCATCAGGCAGACGAAGTAATAGATCAGAAAACGGCGCGTGCCCCACAGCCGCTCGATCGGCAACCCGAACATGTAGAGCGCAAACATGTTGAAAAACAGGTGCGCCAGGCCCCCATGCATGAATCCATAGGTCACCAGTTGCCAGGGGGCAAATCCAGTATCCAGCACGCCGACATCGCTGAAGCGAATCTGGTCGGGTGTACCCAGCGGCCAGAGCGCAAACAACCGCATGGTCTCGGCAAACGCATTCATCTGCAGGAAATAGGCGAACACCGTCACCCCGAGAATGACCATGGAGGCCGGCAGCGTCGACCCACCCACGGGGCCGGATTGCGGCACTCTCATTCCAGCTCCTCCAGGGCATCGATCACCCCGTCCCAGCCGACCAGCGGCGAACTGTCGGACAGGGCATCGCGCAAGCCGTCCACATCCGAGGCCTGCAACGTGGGCTCGCGATCCCCCCACTGTTCGTCCATAAAGGCAACGATGGCGGCCAGGTCCTCATCACTGATGTTGCGCATGGGCGGCATGAAGCCCCGGTAGGTACGCCCGGCGACCTCGATCTCCCCGCGCAGCCCGTAGAGCACGATCAGCGCCAACCCTTCCGGCGGCAACTCCAGCCACTCCGACTCGTCAAGCGGAGGAAAGGCAGGCGGGCGCCCTTCACCGGCATTGCCGTGACAGGAGGCGCAGTAGCGCAGATAAGGTTCCTGCCCATGGGCCATTTCCACCGGCTCATCCGGGGCCTGTCCGCATCCGGCCACCAGCAGTGATGCCAGCAGCACGGCCAGCGCAGTCTGTTTACAATGTGTCGTCATTTCGTTTCGCACTCGCTCGCTCAAATGCCAATCAGGACCGTCACCGTTTACGCCGCCTCCAGCCAGGCGCTGGATTCGGCCTACATCGACGCCGCCGCGCGCCTGGGCACGGCCCTGGGACGTACAGGATACCGACTTGTGTACGGCGGCGGTGGCCATGGCCTGATGGGAGCGATGGCCGATGCGGCACTGGCCGCCGGCAGCGAGGTTCACGGCATCATTCCCGAGTTTCTCACCCGCGTCGAACAGGGACACCAGCACCTGACTTCTCTGGAAGTGGTGCCGGACATGCGCACACGCAAGGCCCGCATGCTTGAGGACTCCGATGCCGTCATTGCCCTGCCCGGCGGCTGCGGCACCTTCGAGGAACTGTTCGAGGCCATGACACTGAAACGCCTGGGGCAATTTCTGGGCCCCATCGTGCTGATCAATACCGCCGGCTATTACGACCGCCTGCTGGATTTCCTGCATCACAGCGTCTCCGAGCATTTCATGAACCAGACCCACCTGGACATGTGGCAGACGGTGGCCGAGCCCGAGCAGGCCGCAAAGGCGCTGGAACAAACCCACCGCTGGTCGGCGCAATCGGCGCTGGCCAGCGCGGCAGTACAAAAACGGAGCTGAACATGAACATCCGGGTACGCAAGATCCGCTTTGGACGCGGGCTGCGCTGGCTGCCAGCCGGCGCAGAACTGCTGTTTTCCAGCCCGGGGCCACTGGCCGGCGTGGCCGGACTGTGGCTGCTGGTTTCGCTGGTGGCCGTCATCCCGATCATCGGCCAGGGCCTGCTGGCCGTACTGACCCCGCTGCTCACCGCCGGCGTTCTGTATGCCTGCGCGCAGGTCGCGGCCGGCCAGCGGCCGGCACCCACTACCCTGTTTGCCGGCTGGCAGGACCCGCAGCGACGCGGCATGCTGTTGCTGCTCGGACTCTGGGGCATCGTCGGCAGCGTGGTCGCCGTGAGCATTCTGGCCGGCTGGCTGGGCGCACAACTTGACGCCGAGCAGCTGGAAGCCGCCATGGCCTCGCCCGAAGCGCTGGCTGCCACCCTGGCCGAAACCTCCGTGGGTGGCGGCGTCCTGCTGGCCGCACTGGTCATGTTGCTGGTCATGGCGACCCTGTATTTCGCCATCCCGCTGGTGATGTTTGCCCGTCAGCCGGTCATGCGCTCCCT from Wenzhouxiangella sp. AB-CW3 includes:
- a CDS encoding MarR family winged helix-turn-helix transcriptional regulator; translation: MKTDHSNTELEAGSEICQPVEATVPDAPEIEPDDPRVMAAVRHFRIVVRSIQAHSAWVERQCGLSAAQLWALWEVARAPGLNVSQIARRLSIKPATASNLLDKIENKGLLERARSGPDQRVVKLFVTRSGEKLLATAPLPAQGALLDGLTRLADGELEGLNKGLEALVEILSIKDEGSAMAPMPPGKS
- a CDS encoding rhomboid family intramembrane serine protease yields the protein MRVPQSGPVGGSTLPASMVILGVTVFAYFLQMNAFAETMRLFALWPLGTPDQIRFSDVGVLDTGFAPWQLVTYGFMHGGLAHLFFNMFALYMFGLPIERLWGTRRFLIYYFVCLMGAGLVQLLVAAVTGGVYPTIGASGAVFGLLLAYGMMYPNSTIMLLIPPVPIKAKWFVIGYGALTLFFGMTGTMSGVAHFAHLGGMAFGFGLIVYWSQRVGRR
- a CDS encoding c-type cytochrome, coding for MTTHCKQTALAVLLASLLVAGCGQAPDEPVEMAHGQEPYLRYCASCHGNAGEGRPPAFPPLDESEWLELPPEGLALIVLYGLRGEIEVAGRTYRGFMPPMRNISDEDLAAIVAFMDEQWGDREPTLQASDVDGLRDALSDSSPLVGWDGVIDALEELE
- a CDS encoding TIGR00730 family Rossman fold protein is translated as MPIRTVTVYAASSQALDSAYIDAAARLGTALGRTGYRLVYGGGGHGLMGAMADAALAAGSEVHGIIPEFLTRVEQGHQHLTSLEVVPDMRTRKARMLEDSDAVIALPGGCGTFEELFEAMTLKRLGQFLGPIVLINTAGYYDRLLDFLHHSVSEHFMNQTHLDMWQTVAEPEQAAKALEQTHRWSAQSALASAAVQKRS
- a CDS encoding BPSS1780 family membrane protein; this encodes MNIRVRKIRFGRGLRWLPAGAELLFSSPGPLAGVAGLWLLVSLVAVIPIIGQGLLAVLTPLLTAGVLYACAQVAAGQRPAPTTLFAGWQDPQRRGMLLLLGLWGIVGSVVAVSILAGWLGAQLDAEQLEAAMASPEALAATLAETSVGGGVLLAALVMLLVMATLYFAIPLVMFARQPVMRSLLQSLQAILHNLLAFIGLGMAVFLFALAVGLILLVLSSVVSIALGEVGAMLAQVLFLLVTMFVQMVMAATQYVAFRDVFELPTDGDDQGDGEDRQLLA